The region CCTCGTCATTGTCAGTAAGAAAAAGATGTTTCCCAGTCCTCCTAAATATCCAATGGACCACACGAGAAGCAACATTTTCCATTGCAATGGACCCAAAGAGGAGGGGAACCTAATTCATAACAGTAAGGACAGATAACAGTTTAGAACAACACAAGAGTGGAAGTTATGCCAAATGCTCGTCGAATATGGCATGTAAAATGGagcagaaggaaaaaaaaaagatgtgggagttttttttattaataataaggAAGCTTCTAGTGAACTCAGGCAATTACATTAAGGTGATAGAATTTTGCTGATATCAATCTCGGCCTCTGAATAACTAAGATTCACACAGCCCACACAACTATGCAACTTAGTAAATAGCTCAATTGcacaagttaaaaaaaaggaaaggtaTCTGAAGTCTTTCAAACACAAGTTCTGAGAACTTGGAGGGACAAGAAGTATAAGCCTTTTTGCGAttcttataagaaaaaaaaaaggacatcTAGTActtagaaattatatataaggcGACAAATGCTCTGAAGCCAGAAAAGAATTATGAATAATGGCATATCCTGTACTTAGAAAATACtatgaaatgatataagaAAGAAACATCATAGCTAatacaaacagaaaaaaggataaacaaatttaatgagaaaattattaatttcaaaacattttattaaaCAAAGACATGATATAAGATATCCGGCATCACCCTCATGGTACATGAAAAATTGGAACTCCAATGACTGCCGAAGTGGAAAggaaatacattaaaaataagtcaaaaATAGTACCTGATTGTTCCCTCGAGACCCAAGGTGAGGTGTTGCTACTGTTATAAAGTTCACTGCTTCCAACCCACAGATGGTTCCTTTGGTTTCACCCTTGAATGTGTCATTTGGATGTCTATAAAGTTTTGCAATTGCATATCTTGCTGCTAATCCTCCAACAGAGTGTGCAAGAAAGGAAATCTTAGTTAGTTCTGGCTTTCGACTGATTACATCAACCACCTGAGTAATAGGAGGATAGAAGTGAGACTCCAACAttactatattatatttatattttgcgATGTGTGCAGAGGAGTTTTTTCACAACATCATTTGAATGAAAAACCACTATGACAGAACCTCCAGATAGTAGCCTATGAAGTTAAAAACATATGCCCAAGGTGGCACTTACCTCATCTGCTAAACGTTCCCCCATAACATCTACCCCATCCAGAGTCAAGGTGTTCATGTTTTTCTCACTGCctgaaaattgaaaattagGTCATTGAAACTAGCAATTGTAGTTGGTAATGGAAAGCATAAATGTAACAACTTACGGTGCACGATTACATCATCAGGAAGTTGCTTTACGAATTCGTTAGCTGCGTATTGCCAGTCAGCATTACTGtccgataaaaaaaagacagaatAAATCAACATAAGCATATTTGGGAAGCAAGGTTATTAGTTAAGCAATACAACTATATGTAAGtctcacaaaaaaatatatgtcatTTTGATGAAAGGGAAGAACAATTATCAGCTTTACTGAAGAACTAGAATGCATCACCGAACAGCAGATGTAGTTTGGATGTATGACAACCCCTACTagtttttgtttacaaaactTCTCCAAAAACTCCAGACATTAACCATAAAAATGGTCCGTAAGCATACAGGCCACAGCCAACATCCAATGCAAGATTGCAAAGTATCACATTGGCCACTGAGACTCTGAGAGTGACAATGACGAGGTGGAGACGTAATGTAAGGAACAGGTGATGGTTGATTGGTTCAGAAAGGATGGGTAGAACTTTGGTGCAGTAACAATTtgtaaaaagggaaaaggtaTCGCTGGTGTGCCAGCTCTTCGGCTCCATTTACAAGCTGCAAGCTTTTCAATCTCTCAATGCAGACAAGCCAGCTAACAATCTGAAGCTTTTCAATCACAAGATTAAACACTGGCACGAGGCAATCGCAGCTGATGAAATGAACCCTAACAATGGAAGCCTGTTCCTTCAGAATCCCACATTTCCAGCAACAAATTGCGAGATCAATCCTGCGTCAGAAGCAACCCTACAGCAACGAATCGATTCCACATTCGATCTCTGTCTGAAACGTTCACAGCTGCGCGGCTCGATCCCCCAACCCAGCGCAcccaccaaccaaccaaccaaccaatcaaCGGGGGATTCAATCCTGAACCACCACAGGGGAGGGGGCGGAAGGAAGGCAAGGACGCACCTGCCGAGGATGCCGTGGACCATGACGAGGAGGTGGTCCGGGTCGTGGGAGGAGACGGCGTCGCTCCAGACGTCGACGCCCCCCGACGCCGACTCCTCGGCGCGCacggcctcgtcgccgccgcccccgccgccgacgctgcCCATGGGTAGGGTCGGGGtaggcgccgcgccggcggggaATGGAGGAGGCGTGCGCGTgtgacgcggcggccggcggccggtggcggtggcgtcggcgtAGTTTTGCAGTTAGCCCCCTCGCCTTTTGGCGCCGATATGCTTCTACCATGACACGCTTTATGCGCTAATCCTAATAATCAGACTCCGAATATCAAACACAGATTAATTTAAACGCGGAGGTAACGTGACTCGTATTACGATTAGGTTTGTAGGCTcaaatttgtctttttaaaaaaataattaaattttgagttgattttatgtttttttattggtttttGTCGCTGAGAACGCTTATAAtaagttttacttataaataattttttaatggttAATAATTGggtttttttgtgttttcaaAAGCAAGACGAGGAGGCCGAATATTTGCCAGTAGAGctattcaataaaaaaaataatcaactcTCTGCTTTTTGTTTCTTGAGACATTTTgatttaggccatgtttattttagcttgggattattataatccagattattggaagtaagctgaaagaaatagACAACTTATtaaagtagcttattataatctggagcccaacttattataatctgataaacttatttaggtgagctttttctaTCTTATTGGGTAAAAAGTTACCCACCATGTCACCCCTCTCTCTTTAGATTTGCAAACTCAATAATTTAGGctataataatctagaaaaaaaaactcacagcttattctactacagattataacaatctagcttataataatctgactcaataatctgaattataataatcataagctgaaagaaacagagcCTTAGTTTTCCATGCACGAAAGTCACGAATCAATAGGTGAGTAGGGAGTG is a window of Oryza brachyantha chromosome 8, ObraRS2, whole genome shotgun sequence DNA encoding:
- the LOC102714485 gene encoding lipid droplet phospholipase 1 — its product is MGSVGGGGGGDEAVRAEESASGGVDVWSDAVSSHDPDHLLVMVHGILGSNADWQYAANEFVKQLPDDVIVHRSEKNMNTLTLDGVDVMGERLADEVVDVISRKPELTKISFLAHSVGGLAARYAIAKLYRHPNDTFKGETKGTICGLEAVNFITVATPHLGSRGNNQVPLLFGSIAMENVASRVVHWIFRRTGKHLFLTDNDEGEPPLLQRMAEDYGDLYFISALRAFKRRVAYANADCDHIVGWRTSSIRRNTELPKWEESISEKYPHIVHEEYSEEFDDERCQNSATDCDSDILEEKMVTGLRRVSWEKVDVSFHTSMQRFAAHSIIQVKYQFMNEGADVIQHIIDHFQV